AAAAAAGACCTTTAAAATTAACCGTCCCACCCCAGGTTCGGGAAACCGCCCTTCATGGACTGACTACACAAGTTCAGTATATATATCAGCATAACTTGCGGTTTCAACCCCAGACAAGCTAAACAATGCTGAACTGACTGCTTTGTGAAATTCAGTTGGTTTAAGATTTAGACCTTTATAATCCCATTCATTTGTAGTTATACGGAGCCAGCACTTAAAATGGCAAAAGTAGTAGGAATTGACTTAGGTACGACTAACTCCTGCGTAGCAGTAATGGAAGGTGGTAAACCCACCGTAATCGCTAATGCAGAAGGTTTTCGGACAACGCCATCAGTGGTGGCATTCGCTAAAAATGGCGATCGCTTGGTTGGTCAAATTGCCAAACGCCAAGCGGTAATGAACCCAGAAAATACCTTTTATTCTGTAAAACGCTTTATCGGTCGTCGTTACGACGAAGTTACCAAAGAAACTACTGAAGTATCTTACAAAGTTCTCAGTAGTGGCGGTAACGTCAAGCTAGATTCACCAGGCGCTGGCAAGCAATTTTCCCCTGAAGAAATTTCTGCCCAAGTCCTCCGCAAACTAGTAGAAGACGCTAGTAAATATCTGGGTGAAACCGTTACCCAAGCAGTCATCACCGTTCCCGCATACTTCAACGACTCCCAACGCCAAGCGACAAAAGACGCTGGTAAAATCGCTGGGATTGAAGTTCTACGGATTATCAACGAACCCACAGCCGCCTCTCTAGCTTATGGTTTCGATAAAAAGAGCAACGAAACCATCCTTGTATTTGACCTTGGTGGTGGTACATTCGACGTATCCGTACTAGAAGTAGGTGATGGCGTATTTGAAGTTCTCGCTACATCTGGTGATACCCACCTTGGTGGTGACGACTTCGATAAAAAAATAGTTGACTTTTTAGCTGAAAAATTCAAAAAAGACGAAGGCATTGATCTACGGAAAGATAAGCAAGCCTTACAACGTCTGACTGAAGCTGCTGAAAAAGCCAAAATTGAGCTTTCTAGCGTTACCCAAGCAGAAATCAACCTGCCATTTATTACAGCTACCCAGGAGGGCCCCAAGCACCTGGATACAACTCTAACTCGTGGCACATTTGAAGAACTCTGCTCTGACTTAATTGACCGTTGCCGCATCCCTGTAGAAAATGCTCTCAGAGATGCCAAGTTAAATAAGAGCAACATTGATGAAGTCGTGTTAGTTGGTGGTTCTACCCGTATTCCCGCAGTCCAAGAGGTAGTGAAGCGGGTGCTAGGTAAAGACCCGAACCAAACTGTTAACCCTGATGAAGTAGTAGCAGTTGGTGCAGCTATTCAAGCGGGCGTTCTCGCTGGTGATGTTACAGGTATCTTGCTGTTAGACGTTTCACCACTTTCCTTGGGTGTAGAAACCTTGGGTGGGGTAATGACCAAGATTATTCCTCGTAACACCACAATTCCTACCAAAAAATCAGAAGTCTTCTCGACTGCTGTGGATGGTCAAACCAACGTAGAAATTCATGTCCTCCAAGGGGAACGGGAATTTTCTAACGATAACAAGAGTTTGGGAACCTTCCGTTTAGATGGTATTCCTCCCGCACCTCGTGGCGTTCCTCAAATTGAAGTTACCTTTGATATTGACGCTAACGGTATCCTCAACGTCACCGCTAAGGACAAAGGTACTGGTAAAGAACAGTCAATCAGCATTACCGGCGCTTCCACCTTGGATAAAAATGACGTTGACCGCATGGTGCGCGAGGCTGAACAAAACGCTTCTAGTGACAAAGAACGCCGTGAGAAGATTGAACGCAAGAACCAAGCTGATTCTTTAGCTTATCAAGCTGAGAAGCAGTTGCAAGAATTAGGTGATAAAGTTCCCGAAGCCGACAAAACCAAAGTTGAAGGTTTGGTGAAAGAACTGCGGGAAGCCGTAGCAAAAGAAGATGATGAGCAAATCAAGAAGCTGACACCAGAATTGCAACAAGCATTGTTTGCAGTAGGTAGCAATATCTATCAACAAGCTGGTGGTGCTGCTGGTGCTGAACCTCAAGAACCTGGTGCTACTCCTCCTTCGGGTGGTGGTGATGATGTGATTGATGCTGATTTCACTGAAAGTAAGTAAGAGGAAGAGGTGACAGGTGACAGGTGACAGGTGACAGGTGACAGTAAGAAAGTTATTACCCCTGCTCCCTGCTCCCTGCTCCCTGCTCTTTCAAACTACTGCAAACTGTGTTTCTCCCTCTTCCTCTGGTTCATAACCGGAGGATAATTTTTCAATTGCCCTATCTATCAAATCTAAACCTTGCTGCACAGTTTCCACTAAACTTAACTGTCCACGCAATTCTGCTGCACCCATGAAACCTTTAGCATACCAAGTCATGTGTTTACGGGCTTGACGTACACCCCGATCACCCTTATATTCCCATAAAGCATATAAATGTTCTCTGGCACATTCCAAGCGTTGTATAGGAGTTGGATACGGTAATAATTCCCCGGTTTTCAGGAAGTGATCAACTTCACCCACCAAAAAGGGATAACCTAAAGTCCCACGAGAACACATCACCCCATCCGCACCAGTTTCTTCCAGACATTTTACTGCTGCTTCGACAGAGAAAATATCCCCATTACCAATAACTGGTATAGAAAGTATTTCTTTTACCTTGGCTATCCATTCCCAACGAGCGTTACCATTGTAACCTTGGGAGCGGGTACGTCCATGCACTGTAATCATTTTTGCCCCTGCATCTTCCATTCTTTTGGCAAAGTCAAGAATGGTAATTTCTTGATCATTCCAACCAATGCGGGTTTTAACTGTAACGGGAACATCAACAGATTTTACCACTTCCCGCACAATAGCTTCTGCTAGTTCCGGTTGTCGTAATAAGGAAGAACCACCACCATTTTTGGTGATTTTATTAACCGGACAACCCATATTAATATCAACAGTATCCGCACCTTCTGCAACTGCTTTTATTGCTGCTTCTGCCAAAAAATCGGGACGACAATCAAATAACTGAATACTTATGGGGCGTTCGTTAGGGTCTACTTCCATAATTATGGGTAACTGCTTAACGTAATGCAACCCTGTCGCATTCACCATTTCCGTATACATCATTGATTCTGGTGCATAACGACGCACTAAGCGACGAAATACCATATCTGTCACCCCCGATAAAGGTGATTGCAAAACCCGGCTTTTTACTTCAAAGGAGCCAATTTTTAGAGGTTGGGAAAGTCTAGATTGGAGAGCGGGGGACAGCGAAAGCATAAAAATAATTCAATAAAGAAAATTACTTACATTCTAGCTTTAAGGCTGCTTCTACTTGCTCGTATTCTGTCATCGCTTGGCATAGTAATAATGTTGCATCTGCTAGATTTTCATCACGTCCTAAGTCTTCTAATTGTCTACAAATTTGAGATAAAGTTTTAGCACCGACAATAGCACTACTAGATTTGAGCGCATGAGCTTCTAATTGTACTGTTTTTGCATTTCCCTGAGTAATGGCATCATTAATCGATTGGAAACGTTGGGGTGTATCTTCCAGATAAGATTGGATGATTTCTATAAATTGTTCCAGTTCATTACTACAAATAATTTCTTTTAGTTCTTCTAAAGCTGCGGCATCAAGTATATTATTAGACATAGTTTCAACAATTTGATTATCAGTCACACCCTGTTTTTGACAATTACTTAGAGCGTTTGTTAACTCATCGATGCGAATTGGTTTTGTAGTGTAGTCATTCATCCCCGCTTCTAAACATTTTTCCCGATCTCCTTGCATAGCATTAGCAGTCATGGCAATAATCCAAGGACGGGAAGATCTGGGCCATTCCTGGCAAATTTGACGAGTTGCTGTCAAGCCATCCATTTCTGGCATTTGTAAGTCCATTAATATTACATCATAAGGTTGCCTCCGCAAAGCCGTTAACACTTCTAAACCATTTGCTGCCACATCAGCACGGTATCCCAGACGTTGTAAAATATTAGTAGCTACTTTCTGATTGACTACATTATCTTCAGCTATAAGAATTTTTAAGGGTATCCTTTCTGCCATCTGGGAATCAAATTTTGATGGTGTCAGATGATCAATATTCTCTTTTTCTTTGATGGTGACAAACTGATGACTAAAAATGCTAGTTAAGATATTCACAAGATGGGATTTCTTGATCGGTTTAGTCAGAAATGCTGCCAAATCTAAATTTATTAGCTGACCATTTTTATGGATCTGCCCATTGCCCATTGATGTTAGCATAACCAAAGATAATTGTTTACCATGAGGCAGTTTACGAATTTCGGCTGCCAGTGTTAACCCATCCATTTCTGGCATTTGCATATCTAGAATAGCAATATCAACTTGTTGTTTTTGAAGATATTTAATTGCTTCTTTCCCAGATTCAGCAGTTACAGTAATCATCCCAACAGACTGACATTGTAGCATCAGTGCTTGGCGATTGGTGACATTATCATCAACTATTAATATTCGTTTATTAGTGATTAACTTCTGAAATTTATGATTATCTATAACATCTGGTTGCTCTACAAATGAAGTCATAATAGTAAATATAAAATTAGATCCTTGACCGACTGTGCTTTCGACCCACATTTTACCTCCCATCAGTTCAGTCAGTCGCTTGCTAATTACTAATCCTAAACCTGTACCACCATAATGACGAGTTGTGGAAGCATCAACTTGACTAAATGGTTTGAAAAGTCTATACATTTTATCTTCAGGAATACCTATTCCTGTGTCTTTGATACTAAATTTAATTTCGTATAACCCAAGAAGGGGTTTATCAATAGGTGCAGGATTTGATTGAATTTTTTGACTGGTGACAGAAATAATTACTTCACCTGAATTAGTAAACTTAATTCCGTTACTGAGTAAGTTGACTAAAATTTGTCTTAAACGGGTAACATCTCCTCTAATCAATTCAGATGTTTCTGTATCCATAAAATAAGCAAGTTCTAAGCCTTTTTCACAAGCTTTGGGAGCTACTAAATCCAGAGATTCTTCAATACAATTTCTTAAATTAACAACTTGTTCCTCTATTTCTAACTTACCAGATTCAATTTTAGAGAAATCAAGAATATCATTAATCAGAGTTAACATCGAATCTCCACTATTACGGATAATTTCCACAAACTCTTGCTGTTGTGGTGTCAGTGCAGTGTCTAGTAATAATCCTGTCATCCCAATTACCGCATTCATTGGTGTGCGAATTTCGTGACTCATCGTTGCGAGAAATTCGCTTTTAGTTCGGTTGGCAATTTCGGCTTCTTCTTTAGCAGATTTGAGTTGTTCCTCAGCTAGTTTTTTCTCAGTAATATCTGTAATTATTCCTACAAGCCGATAAGCTTGACCTTGTTCATCACGAATACATTTTCCTTTTGAGGATATCCAAATATAATTACCATTGCGATGTTTAAGGCGATGGGTATTTTGATAAACATCTGTCTTTCCTTCTAGATGCTCTTCAATATCACAGATCGCTTTTTCAAATTCATCTGGATGCACATTATCAGACCAGCTAGAGAACAGATGAGGTAATGGTTCTTGCTCATATCCCAAAATTCTCATCCAAGCGGGTGAAAAATAAATTTCATTGGTGATTAAGTTCCAATCCCAAATACCATCGTTTGTGCCAGAAATCGCTAACTCATAACGTTCTTCGCGTTCACGTAAGGTTTTTTCAACTTTTTTGCGTCGCACAACCTCAGATGCTAATTCATCATTAATTATCGAAAGTTCTTGAGTTCGTGATTCAACCCTATCTTCAAGTTGATCATTGGCACTTGTGATTTCTTGAAACATTTGTTGTAGTGCCAATAACATGGACTTAAAGTTATGAGTAAGTGAGTCTATTTCCGCAATATTGCTATTGTTAATAATAATATCTTCTTGTGCTAGGATTTTTTGAGGTAAATCAGTGGTAACTTGAGTCAACCTCAATAGAGGTTGTACTAATTTTTTACTCAGGATAATAGCTGTTATCAACGCTATTATCGCAGTGAGTAACATGATTGATAAATTTTTGATGTAAATCCCACGAATGTAATCTATTTTGGGTTTGGTTGGGATTTGGATAACTAATTTAAGGTGTAAATTTTTATCTAAAGTAATACTATGCGAATAAACAGATGTGTCCCACCTTCTGATCAGTGGTATATGAGGTGATTTGGATAACAAATGAACAACATTATCACTGAGCTTACGGATTTGTTTGTTTTGGTAAATGTCAAAGGGTTTTAGTATATTTGCTTGTCCTAAATTAGTGGCAATTATCCGATTTTTTTCATCTACAAGGGTGATATTAAAATCTTGACTCGGATTTGTTTGTTTTATTAATTTACTTAGTTTATCTAGGTTGATTTCACCAAAAACAGCACCCAAAAATTGATGTTCATTAATAATTGGTACACCTAATGTGAAACCTTCATCTTTGCTAACTTCCGCAGATAAAGATAATATATCATTAGTGACTAAAGATTCATTTGTTTTTAGTTGCTGAAAATCAGGTCTTTGAGCAATATTTAAATATTTCCGTGGGTTGATAGGTGAGCCTGTAATAATATTACCCAAGCTATTAACTACATAAATTTTACTGAACTGAGGAAATATTCTTTGAGTAGTTTCTATAACTTGCTGAACGTTATTACTACTATTCTCAGATCCTAAAGATGAATTATTACTAATGTTTTGTAATATGGCTAAATGGTTTTCTTGCCACAAATAAATATTATTTTTTAATGCTAATGATAAGGATTTTACATCTTTTATAACTTCTATTTCAATATTATCAGCAGCCCGGATAGCATTATTGATATTGATAAATAATACGGGGAAAAATACAAAAGCGACTAATAAAGTAAACAGGGATTGCTGCCAAGAAATTGTATATCTTTTTTTGTTACTTCCTAACCATTTTTCCAGAAATAAGTAATTAACAATTAAGCTGCAAATTAAAGCATTAAAAAAGCCATTAACAGCTTGTTTGACGATAATTAACAATGTAGCTATGACACTTACTTTTAATACCCCACCATAAAATATAGCCACCAGTGGCATACCTAAAACAACCCAGTAAATGCCATCTAATAAAAGTAGATTCTGGCTTTTTCTACGTAATAGTAATCCTACAAACAGTGCTTCACAAGTAAAAATTACCATTGCATAAGGATGTGTCCACAGTATGTAGGTATAACTGCTACTGATGATGGCCGCTATAGTCCCCCAGAAACATCCATAAATAGCGACGACAAGCAAAACAGCTATACTACCAAACAGAAAGTCTACACCAAAAAAGAGTGTGACTTTAAAATAGTTACCAAGATAACCAGCAAGAATTAACAATACAAGCAGGAAAATTTGTTTGTGCTTGAGAGATGCTCCTGGTAATTTTAATAAATTTTTCAGTATCTGCATATTACTTCAGTCTTGTTAAAAAGATTTTTAATTTAAGATTTTCCAGATGAAATTTGCATCTCCAAATTAATATTTATAGTTGAGTTTGCTACAACCAAACCTAGTCATTAATGGTCAAATAAAAACTTTTGCCCCAAGCAACTGCACTGTGAAAACGGACACGCTGGAATGGTAAATTGATTTACTTTGTATGTACTATCACTATCTATCTTCTGCTAGTGGACAAAAGCCGGAAATTACAGAACCGCGTTTGTATAGATAAATGATGAAGAACTTGTACAGTGGTTCATCCAAGAATTTATTTTTATATACAAAAATATACCAAATAAGTAATTCTTACAATAAAAATTATAATTAAGATTTGTATTATTCGATCACGGTATAACCGAAACGATACCCTTTGCCGTAAACAGTGTGAATTAGTGCAGATTCACTGCCTGTCTCAATCTTACGACGTAACAGGCGAATCAGGGCAGCAATGACATTGCTTCCAGGTTGTTCGTCATCTTGCCATAAATGTTGCATAATTTGGCTGTGTGTAAGTAACTGTCCAACATTTTCCATAAAATATTTTAGTAGCTGGCTTTCTTTTTGTGATAGCTCAATCATTCTCCCTTGACGATAAGCTATCTGATTTTCTACATCAAGTTCTAAATCAGCTACCACTAACCTTCCTAATGTGGTACTGTAAGACTCGACACCAGAACGGCGTAACAAAGCACGGACTCTTGCTAGTAACTCCCGCAGTTCAAAGGGTTTGACTAAATAATCATCTGCACCTGCATCTAAACCTTGCACACGGTCATCTAAAGTATCTTTGGCGGTGAGAAACAGCACAGGGGTAGTTTTACCTTGAGTACGTAATTCCTGACAAATTTCTAAGCCTGTTTTTCCTGGTAACATCCAATCTAAAATTAGTAAGTCATAGGTTCCAGCTTGTGCAAATTGGCTGCCGTTTGTTCCATCATAAGCAGCATCTACAGTATAACCTTCACGAGATAACACGCGACTCAAGGGATCTGTGAGTTCGATTTCATCATCAACTAATAAAATTCTCATGCGGGTTGTGGTGATTTATCACTTAGTTGACAATATTATAGGATTGCGTTTGGCTAGGGCGTGTAAGCTTACTGTAGCTTGCTTCCCGAAGGGTGGGATAAAATCTCCCTGTCTTTAGGCAGGAGAGTGTCAAATAACAGATGAACTGCAAAGACCAAGACAATTAATTCACAACACAAAAAAAATAATGCTGACTGTTGCACTACCAAAAGGGGAATTACTTAAAAATAGCATCCGCTTACTGCAATCTGCGGGCTTGGATTTTAGTGGTTTTTTAGATTCTGGAAACCGCCAACTACAAATTCCTGATGCTAGTGGACAAGCGAAAGGTCTGTTAGTACGGGCGCAAGATGTACCTGTTTATGTAGAATATGGTCAGGCGCAATTGGGTATTGTAGGCTACGATGTACTACAAGAAAAAAAGCCGCAGGTTGCACAATTAGTTGATTTGCAATTTGGTTATTGTCGGATGTCTGTAGCGGTAAAAGCTTCTAGTTCCTACAAATCACCTTTAGATTTACCTGCTCATGGTCGAGTTGCTTCTAAATATGTCAATTGTGCGCGGGAATATTTCCAAAGCCTAGATTTACCTGTAGAAATAGTTCCTTTATATGGTTCTGTGGAGCTAGGGCCTATTACGGGTATGTCTGAAGCGATTGTCGATATAGTTTCTACTGGGCGGACTTTGCGAGAAAATGGTTTAGTGGAAATTGCTACCTTGTATGAAAGTACGGCGAGATTGATTGTCCATCCTTTGAGCTATCGTCTGAATATGGGTGATTTACACAAATTGGTGGAACGGCTAAGAGCAGTTGAAAGCTAACAGTTATCAGTTATCAGTTCTCAGTTGTTGACTGTTAACTGATGTGAACTACCCCACCCTGCCTTCGGCTGAGGGTGTGGCTTCTGTACTCACAGAGGAGTGCCGCAACTTAGACTTTCGCCCTAGTTTTGGTCTTATCTCCCCTCCTACAGCAGAGACGGCTGATAGCTTGCGTGGCGAAGCCATACCTTCCGCCTTTATCATCCTGATACCTTCTGCTCTAATATTTATCGCTGCATTTCTATCTCTATCATCATGAGTGCCACAGTGAGGACCAGTCCATTCACGGACATCCAATTATCCCAATATTGCCGGGAAGTTTGATATTACCATCAACAATTTTGACGTTTTGAGGATATTGAATAGACTGTTATATAGTTCCAAAAAACATAGACAAATATCTCATGCCTTTTGTTGGCCGGGAATAACCCCGACGGGGTGAACTACAACACCCCCTATCCCTAGACTAAAAGCT
The Anabaena sphaerica FACHB-251 DNA segment above includes these coding regions:
- the rppA gene encoding two-component system response regulator RppA, with the translated sequence MRILLVDDEIELTDPLSRVLSREGYTVDAAYDGTNGSQFAQAGTYDLLILDWMLPGKTGLEICQELRTQGKTTPVLFLTAKDTLDDRVQGLDAGADDYLVKPFELRELLARVRALLRRSGVESYSTTLGRLVVADLELDVENQIAYRQGRMIELSQKESQLLKYFMENVGQLLTHSQIMQHLWQDDEQPGSNVIAALIRLLRRKIETGSESALIHTVYGKGYRFGYTVIE
- a CDS encoding response regulator, which translates into the protein MQILKNLLKLPGASLKHKQIFLLVLLILAGYLGNYFKVTLFFGVDFLFGSIAVLLVVAIYGCFWGTIAAIISSSYTYILWTHPYAMVIFTCEALFVGLLLRRKSQNLLLLDGIYWVVLGMPLVAIFYGGVLKVSVIATLLIIVKQAVNGFFNALICSLIVNYLFLEKWLGSNKKRYTISWQQSLFTLLVAFVFFPVLFININNAIRAADNIEIEVIKDVKSLSLALKNNIYLWQENHLAILQNISNNSSLGSENSSNNVQQVIETTQRIFPQFSKIYVVNSLGNIITGSPINPRKYLNIAQRPDFQQLKTNESLVTNDILSLSAEVSKDEGFTLGVPIINEHQFLGAVFGEINLDKLSKLIKQTNPSQDFNITLVDEKNRIIATNLGQANILKPFDIYQNKQIRKLSDNVVHLLSKSPHIPLIRRWDTSVYSHSITLDKNLHLKLVIQIPTKPKIDYIRGIYIKNLSIMLLTAIIALITAIILSKKLVQPLLRLTQVTTDLPQKILAQEDIIINNSNIAEIDSLTHNFKSMLLALQQMFQEITSANDQLEDRVESRTQELSIINDELASEVVRRKKVEKTLREREERYELAISGTNDGIWDWNLITNEIYFSPAWMRILGYEQEPLPHLFSSWSDNVHPDEFEKAICDIEEHLEGKTDVYQNTHRLKHRNGNYIWISSKGKCIRDEQGQAYRLVGIITDITEKKLAEEQLKSAKEEAEIANRTKSEFLATMSHEIRTPMNAVIGMTGLLLDTALTPQQQEFVEIIRNSGDSMLTLINDILDFSKIESGKLEIEEQVVNLRNCIEESLDLVAPKACEKGLELAYFMDTETSELIRGDVTRLRQILVNLLSNGIKFTNSGEVIISVTSQKIQSNPAPIDKPLLGLYEIKFSIKDTGIGIPEDKMYRLFKPFSQVDASTTRHYGGTGLGLVISKRLTELMGGKMWVESTVGQGSNFIFTIMTSFVEQPDVIDNHKFQKLITNKRILIVDDNVTNRQALMLQCQSVGMITVTAESGKEAIKYLQKQQVDIAILDMQMPEMDGLTLAAEIRKLPHGKQLSLVMLTSMGNGQIHKNGQLINLDLAAFLTKPIKKSHLVNILTSIFSHQFVTIKEKENIDHLTPSKFDSQMAERIPLKILIAEDNVVNQKVATNILQRLGYRADVAANGLEVLTALRRQPYDVILMDLQMPEMDGLTATRQICQEWPRSSRPWIIAMTANAMQGDREKCLEAGMNDYTTKPIRIDELTNALSNCQKQGVTDNQIVETMSNNILDAAALEELKEIICSNELEQFIEIIQSYLEDTPQRFQSINDAITQGNAKTVQLEAHALKSSSAIVGAKTLSQICRQLEDLGRDENLADATLLLCQAMTEYEQVEAALKLECK
- the dusB gene encoding tRNA dihydrouridine synthase DusB gives rise to the protein MLSLSPALQSRLSQPLKIGSFEVKSRVLQSPLSGVTDMVFRRLVRRYAPESMMYTEMVNATGLHYVKQLPIIMEVDPNERPISIQLFDCRPDFLAEAAIKAVAEGADTVDINMGCPVNKITKNGGGSSLLRQPELAEAIVREVVKSVDVPVTVKTRIGWNDQEITILDFAKRMEDAGAKMITVHGRTRSQGYNGNARWEWIAKVKEILSIPVIGNGDIFSVEAAVKCLEETGADGVMCSRGTLGYPFLVGEVDHFLKTGELLPYPTPIQRLECAREHLYALWEYKGDRGVRQARKHMTWYAKGFMGAAELRGQLSLVETVQQGLDLIDRAIEKLSSGYEPEEEGETQFAVV
- the dnaK gene encoding molecular chaperone DnaK, which translates into the protein MAKVVGIDLGTTNSCVAVMEGGKPTVIANAEGFRTTPSVVAFAKNGDRLVGQIAKRQAVMNPENTFYSVKRFIGRRYDEVTKETTEVSYKVLSSGGNVKLDSPGAGKQFSPEEISAQVLRKLVEDASKYLGETVTQAVITVPAYFNDSQRQATKDAGKIAGIEVLRIINEPTAASLAYGFDKKSNETILVFDLGGGTFDVSVLEVGDGVFEVLATSGDTHLGGDDFDKKIVDFLAEKFKKDEGIDLRKDKQALQRLTEAAEKAKIELSSVTQAEINLPFITATQEGPKHLDTTLTRGTFEELCSDLIDRCRIPVENALRDAKLNKSNIDEVVLVGGSTRIPAVQEVVKRVLGKDPNQTVNPDEVVAVGAAIQAGVLAGDVTGILLLDVSPLSLGVETLGGVMTKIIPRNTTIPTKKSEVFSTAVDGQTNVEIHVLQGEREFSNDNKSLGTFRLDGIPPAPRGVPQIEVTFDIDANGILNVTAKDKGTGKEQSISITGASTLDKNDVDRMVREAEQNASSDKERREKIERKNQADSLAYQAEKQLQELGDKVPEADKTKVEGLVKELREAVAKEDDEQIKKLTPELQQALFAVGSNIYQQAGGAAGAEPQEPGATPPSGGGDDVIDADFTESK
- the hisG gene encoding ATP phosphoribosyltransferase, which codes for MLTVALPKGELLKNSIRLLQSAGLDFSGFLDSGNRQLQIPDASGQAKGLLVRAQDVPVYVEYGQAQLGIVGYDVLQEKKPQVAQLVDLQFGYCRMSVAVKASSSYKSPLDLPAHGRVASKYVNCAREYFQSLDLPVEIVPLYGSVELGPITGMSEAIVDIVSTGRTLRENGLVEIATLYESTARLIVHPLSYRLNMGDLHKLVERLRAVES